One genomic segment of Theobroma cacao cultivar B97-61/B2 chromosome 6, Criollo_cocoa_genome_V2, whole genome shotgun sequence includes these proteins:
- the LOC18597202 gene encoding stigma-specific STIG1-like protein 1 — translation MKLLTIFFTLSATIAILAATSLADFDEKQTSLRGLSRFLAQQNLKANVTCDNFPRICRLKNSPGPDCCKKRCVNVKTDRMNCGMCGYKCKYGEICCKGQCVNASFDKRNCGGCNKRCKKGEFCVYGMCNYA, via the coding sequence ATGAAGTTGCTGACGATCTTCTTCACACTCTCAGCAACAATTGCTATCCTTGCTGCAACAAGTCTAGCTGACTTTGATGAAAAACAAACTTCATTACGAGGGCTGAGCCGCTTCCTAGCTCAGCAGAACCTCAAAGCCAATGTGACATGCGACAACTTTCCTCGCATCTGTCGTCTGAAGAACAGCCCAGGACCCGATTGCTGCAAGAAGAGATGTGTTAACGTGAAGACAGATCGCATGAACTGTGGAATGTGTGGGTACAAGTGCAAGTATGGTGAAATATGCTGCAAAGGGCAATGCGTCAATGCTTCATTTGACAAAAGAAACTGCGGTGGCTGCAACAAGAGGTGCAAAAAGGGCGAATTCTGTGTTTACGGAATGTGCAAttatgcttga